TCTAACTATGGCAAGGACTAATTATCTTTCTTTGATGCTTTTGGGGAGTAAGTATGTggtgcaaaatgcattttaagttACCCACATGCTTTCAAAACCTGTTTCTCACCCTTCAGGGCACTTGTAATTATTTGTATTGTTGCAGAATATGGCCAAGAAACACAGACTATCTCAGGAACACTGGGACAACAGACAGGTTAATATTGCACCAATACAAGACACTTCAATGGATTTGCAGTTGCTGTAATAGCTTCATGATACAGCAataacaatggaaaaaaaagtttttaaaccTTAGAAAAAAAGTAGTCTTGCTTAATTACAATATTCTTGCTattcaaacatttatttcctcctttgaaAAAATACTATATGGATCTAACGACTACTTGAACATGCAATACGATGCCTAATGCTGTAAGCAGTGTGAACTGGTATTTTTGTAGAGAAATACATTAAAGGCTTTCACCCTTACACAGGTAAGGAAATGCCATTTCTGGCTGTTTTGGCTTATTTGCAGGAGTGCCTGGGGATTAACGCAGTCGTCACTGAGGTGCATTGGACCTTGCACACGGACGTGTAATCGAGTCATGCTTAGGCAGCTGTGTGATGAACTTGCCAACGGAAAGGCCATCCATTGCCCAAATCCCTTTTTGTCAAAAGAGCCCACGCGGATCACTTACATGAGAAAAAcatggcttttttgtttgtttttatcatCTGTACAGTGTGTTACAATACAAATCTTAAATATCCACTCtacaaaagaacaaacacaacTTTCAAAAGTGACTACAATGGCTATACTACACAACACCGCCTACAATTTCATCTGAAACCAGAAAAGACGCTAAAGAATTACTGTGTAATTCAGTAACATTTTTGAGGCAACTCAGGCACTAAAGTTAGTATCTGACAAGGTTTTAGatgctgttttccatgttttaaatACTTGGATCCCTAGGTATAACCCCATCTGTATTATTAGTACTAAAATAGTTTCTTTAAGTTTACACAAAATGGATGAATTGCCAAGACAGTTTGAACTAAGTGAAAATCATTCATGTCTAATTGCTTCATTTCCTATGCTTCCAAGTTGGTAGTAACACACCCCGCACTCTCTAACTTTATGTTCACATTGTCATCTTGTGTTCGAATTTGTATTAGGTGAATGCTGCAAGCACCAATCAAATGTTAGAAATCACATCTACGTTTCTTGAAGCAGAGACAATTGTACTATTTTATAAAAAGCTGTGGAAATTCCCTTTACAGAACGTTTAAGGCAGTTGAAATTCATGCTTGCTGCTTTGCCAGGGCTTCAGCTTCCTGAAATAGCAGAAAAGAATTACAGATATTAGTACTTCATGAAAGGTGAGAACTTACATGTACCTGTGTCAGCGTATGACACAACAAAATCTGCAGTGGTACATGATTAAGAAGTGAGCAGCCCTGAACCCAACTCAAGAAGAGTCCCCACACCTATAATTACATTATAAACCAAGTCCCATACGGTGCTGGCTTTAACTCTGGTTCTGAGCCTCCTCAAGTAAGACCTGCAGGAATATTCCAACCTGTGCCCACGACTGGTTTTGACcataaaagtttaaaacaaaaaagggggggaagacGTCTCAGGAGAGatgctgtttcctttctgaaCCAAACCCTACTGAGCCAGCATTTAGCCACTACCTCCCAGAAGGGTGATCGGAGCAGGCCGTGAGTCCTCAGCTGGACacagcccagagctgctccagcacaagACCCACACGTGAGCCCCgctctgggctggcagcaggtcTGTCCTGGCAGCAGGTCTGTTctggcaccagcactgctgagtaatcccagctccctgctgcattGCAGGGGGACAGGAGCCAGCAGGGGCACGGAAAAACATTAACCTGCATTATTCAGTTGTCTTTCAGCCTTTGTAGGGAGGTCACAAAGGGAAACAGAATGACAacagaagaaaggcaaaatgaacttctttttttcctaaagatgTTTTCTACAAGAGTGCTTTTGACTGAAGATTTATTTAATCACCTGTTAGCAGCAACATGGCCTACAGGAAGATAAACAGAGTCCCAGTGGTCTCACTGCAGCACTTTAGGCTGGACagtgtggtttattttaaaggaaaaagtttgACATCTGCTAAACGTTTATGTAATGgagttgtttgcttttgtgaccgcaaagaaatactgaagatgACAGACACAACAATATCATTGCTAACATGAGCCAGTAtgctaaacaaataaaaaccaagagGAGGAAGGACTAAGAAGCAATTTTCCAAGAAGCCTGTAAGACTTGCAAGAGAGGGGACATGTGGGTGACCCCAGCCTGCAGGGCAGGAAGTACCACGCATATCTCCCTTATCTTACACGTGGTGGATCACTCTGGTTTTCCTGGCTATCTGCCCAAGGGCCTTGCCTCCTGACTCAGGGGCCTGGGAAAGCCTCGCTGGGCCGCTGGCTCAGGTCTGCAGTGCTCAGCGACTGCGCTCAGCTCCTCTGGCCACATGTCACAGGCCAAAGAACAGAGGCGGGTGTCACCACTGCTCGTGCGAGGGCATCTGGTCCGTTCATGGCAGAAAAGGCAGGTGAAGAATGAaggaaaggttaaaaagaaCTATGAAGcctggtgaaaaaaaaaggatgtttgaTATTCTCTAAAAGACAAGTGGCTCTTTGAATGGTAAGAAAGAGGAGATGGTTCCTTTGGCTTTGGAACAACTCCATTAACCAGCCATAAGCACTACTGAAGTGACATCtagcttgtttggtttttttctcttcagaaaatgcaAGACAAAGTACTTCTCTTCAAAACAAGCAGTAGCAAACCCGGGAGGATTCCTGGTTATTTCCCTCATCCCCAGGAAAGTGGGTACAAGGAACTCCAAGAACATGTTAACCTATCTATCTTGAAGGTCAAACTCCATTTCCTCAGGCGTGGTCCTCCAAGCTAACAGGGAAAGGCTGGGCTTCTCAGATTTGACACTACGCCTCTTTCATGCTTTTCCTTATTTCCCCCTCAAGGGCCCTCACTGAGCACGCTCTCAGCCCTTAAATAATTAATCACAGCCTTTAACTCACAAAATCCTCTTCCCTTAAGATCCACCCATATTGCCTGAAGTAGGGATATTTAAGATAAACATAACGCCAACTTTTCTCAGGGTTTGTAGGTCTAATTGTACTCTCAGTGCGCAAAGCACAAACCAAATCACCAGGGCTCAATAAGTAGTTACCTGCATTTCACATGCTCACTTCAGAGCTTTTCTTGTTTAGCATTAATATTGGATCTTCATGCTGAGAGTCAACTACCTTTCCAAATCTCTCCTAATGACATTTAATGGAGGTTTGCTGTCAAGGTCCCCTCCTGCACTCGCATGCAGGTTGATCCCAGACTTTCCATTTTACGCAGCAACAGATGTGGACGCAATGTCATTAACTACAACATTACATCCAAGCTGCATGCAGCTATGCTGTAAATGCCAATTTCAGCATTGGGCAGTCAGCTTGATTTTACATCACGTAATTGTGGGACAGATACCAAAAGTCAGACCAGAAGCAGAATGCACTGGGTACAAGGTCACTTATGCAAAGGTTATCTTCATCAGCTCAAACGCGTCTCCTCAAGCTGCAGCAAGCAATATGAAAATTCAGCATGGTACAGCTGCAttgtttctccttttgaaaACTCACCTTTTCCTGAGGAGAGGACTGAATCAGAGCAACTAATAGCTATGCTGACTGGTTCTGCAGGCTGGCAGGTTAAGGAAGCAGCAATGTTCATACACATTACTGACACAGATGACCTGATTTGTTATGGCAGCACCTGCTCCCCAGTACTGCTGCACTTCCCACGAATGGAAACACATGAGCTTTCCTGCTGTGATCTCAGGGCTGCTTTCTCACTCCTTGGCTCCATCCTGCACACTCTCTTGTGCAGTGCTATGCAGATGTTCCCAGAAACTTAAGGAAGATTGACATGGCTATGGCACTGTGTGCAGCTGGCCTTCTGATGTCGGCAATGCATGATACTGGGGCATATATCATGGGTTTTGCTCTCTGCAGTTCTGTACAAGGCAGAGTTCTTCCTCACTACACCATTTCTACTGCTAGAAATCAGTCTGGCTCCCAAAACTGCTTCAGTCTGATCCACAACTTGTAACGCTCATCACTGACAGATCACCATCCGCCTTTAAAATTAGGTCTCTTAGTGATGTGCAGAGCATGACCTTCAATTCTTACATGAATAAAGTTGAAAGGAAACGGCGTGTTTATCCGTTggaacaagaaagctggaagtgACCTGGAGGATCCTGCTGTTGTCAAGTGAAACGCATAAAGCAGGCCTGTCCTATCCTATCAAAATCAAATGGAGAATTCCAGCTCATTGCATCTGCAAAGCAGCAACCCAGTTTGTAAttggcaaagcaaaacaaggctTTGGATAAcaagctggaggaaaaaattactCTGAAGCAAGACCACGTTATTTCAAATACAGTGACTCTGGTTTCAAGGTATTTTCTAGTACAAAAATCTCACCAAAACTTCACATGAATTAAGTTTTCGCTGAATTGAAAGAATCCTTTGGTTTtgtgacaattttttttatctAGATTTCTTGTCCATTCTTCAGTGAACaattgaggggaaaaacaaaaacaaaacaacgGTAAAAGACAATTATTGCTAGTGAAGAACTTGACCCAGCTCTTCTTTCCAAAGCAATGAAAGCTCTTCCATTAACTTAAATAAGAGCAGTGAGGACACCAAAAAAGCATCTGTACCGAACACTAAGTTCTTCTGGCAGAAGGAGGGAAGGTGCCTCCAGGGCACACCGGATCCTCCAAATAAACCAGCACATACCAAGTGTGTTGCTGTGATGTTGGAGCCTGAAAGTTATCAGACCCGTGGGTAGCTTGATTGGGGCAAACACAGAACACAACACAGAACACAAACGATCCTACTATGAGCAGAGAAGAACAAGGTGTAGAATACAGGTTGTAGTTTCTTATGAGAAGCGTGCACACCTACCTTTGAACCAGGTGGTGCAGTCAAGCCTAAAAATGCATATACTGCGTTGTTCTCTCGTGCTTCAAAGAAAGCTTCATAGTCCTTCACCAAAGGAGTCcaagagggaggggaaaacaaaagacagaacATGAGTTGTCAGAAATAATCACAGCTCAATTTGTGTTACCCAACACGCACCGAGCAAGCTGCTTCCTGTGGCTGAGGGCAAAACTCAGTGACACCTCAGCTAATTATTGTTAGCACTAATCCCATATCCACTGTACTGCCTGAAAAGGGAATATCACTGTCTGAAGcatgaagatgctgctgtgaggtgctcctgcctttcccagaGGGACAGCCTCCATAGCAAGGCGGTTATGGTCACTGATCTGGCCTGGATGTCCCTCCTACAGGAGCAGGCTGAGCCTGTATCTTCTTGTCAGAAACACTGATGTTCCCAGATGTCATCATTGCTAATTACTGAGGAGAAACGGCAACTGTGCAACTATGGACATTAACTCTTAAACCTGttaaaagttaaatttaaaCCTGTAAACTGAGAGTACACCTTTTCCCATCATGTTTCTCATTAATGATTAGTCTACGCAAATGAAGGAAATCAGGTAGCACTGTTCATTGTTCTCACAGGGCCCTACACTTCCTCTAAATACGCGCACAGCCACTTCCCAGGAAAACTGAGGTATAAACAACGAAATAATAGAAGAAATATCAATGCTTCCTTATCTGCCCTTTTTTATATTTGAGGCAGAATGAGGTGCTGGTACAAACAACGCAACTTAGCTGTCTGCTACATTAGGAAGGAGCAAGCAAAAAGCGCACAGCGTGGCTCAGCAACAGCAGTTGCCAAACACCGACCAAATGAACCCATGAGGTTTGTGCAAGACCACTGTCGTCCCAGTTACCACATACTTTCCTCACCCTGATTTCCAAACTCAGCACATATCTGTCCTATgacttttcttctctccctttttaaCTGAAGCAACAGTAAcagcttcctccagctttatGGGGGAGTGTTTTGATGCAGGAGTCTAGCCCGAGAAAACTAAGGCAAGGCAGTAGCTCAGAGCAGGCTCAGTCAGGGCTGAAGTCAGGAAGAGAGCTGCCATTAGGGGCATGCTGCTCTGCATGCCTGTCTGTCTGGTAGGCAAAAGCCTAAGAAACAGCAAATGCcatttgaaaacagcagcatgttcagagcaggggcagctctAAAAGAGGCAGttgcagctgaaacagaaaaaactaCAGGGCACAGAGGATTCAAGCTGCCTAGAAGATGAGGGGCATCGAGTTATTGTTCGATTTGTACATGCAGCATTCAGGTGCTAATTTGATAAAAATGTGTACAATTAAGTTAAATCCTCCCTGAAGCCCTTCTGTTGACAGTACTGGGGCTGCTTGATAACAAAGGGGTTGTTTATCTTGCTAGTGCATAGTCCAGCAGTCTGCTTTGTAGCATCTCCCAGGAAAGGAATGCCTGTGACTAAGGAGCAGGGCTCATGCCAGCCTGCACAGCACCAACAGTTACAGCCTTTCTGCTGTGCGCAGGCCAATAAAAGCCAATTTGCTCATTCCTCTGCCAGCTATGCTGCATCAGATGAAACATACAGGGAAGTTCATGCTTGAGATGGATCAGATAAAGACAAAGAGGTTCAAGTCTGCGGGTACAGAATTAACTTTGGCCTTCCTGAAAGCTAAACTGTAGTAATTTGAACCCAGCTACACAAACTGACTGAAATCCAAAAAGTTCAAAGTGGCACCAACCAAAATTAGGGGGATGAAATAAACCCATAGCAAGAACTGGTCTAAAGCATCTAAACCCCCATTCCCAAAACTCCTGTATTCAGAACTGTTGTGGGTTGCAGTTGGGGAAGCACCTCTGACAAGCAGGCATCCAGATCTAGGTGCATAcagcttttttcttgctgtccCACATCACTGCATGGTAAAGCCCAATtctgctgcacagctgcagCGATGCAGCAGAAATCTGGCAACACTGCACTGGTAAAGGACAACCATACAGTGATCTGCTTGCATCCCTAAAGCTCTGGTACACCAAGGAAGAAAGGCGATACTGTTGCAACTGGACTTCCTACtgctacagaaatatttgcctcttctttttgtttgtttttaaagagaggTAAAGGAACAGAGATTTTCAGCTCTCTGAGACTAGCTCCTTctcagctttctgctgcagacaACTACTGATCATTACATTTGTCACTTCAAACCAACCTTCTTCCATGTCACAAGCACAGTCAGTAAAATTTTGAGCGCCGAGCAGTGCTTAGCTCACTGTGGATACTGTTTcaagttctgcttttattacaagcaagaaaaaatttCCTGGTACTTTGAGAGTAATTTTTCAGTAGCCACAAAATTGCCTCACAAAGGTCGAGAACTGGCAGGTTCTGACTTAGACTTCGCAGGTCAGAACCAGACTGCAGAATGATTTAGAAATCCAACACAAAGCACCAGAGAATCTCATACTGTGAGCTCTTTTCAGAAGatattaagtttaaaaaataaaactaacagTTAATCTAATAATCATTCAAGCATGGCCTGCTGAGTAGAAGTGCTGCAGGGCAACTTACTTTTGATCAAGCACTAAAATAATTAGAAGTAGGAATTGTATTTACAACATGAGTTTAATCTGTTCAAGGCACTGGAGTAAGCGGGCTGCAAGAGCCTTCATTTTGCAAGCAGTACACAAAAACTGGTAAGAGGATCAGAAAACTGATTTAAGATCACGGCAGACATCACTTCATAGGAGCACTTCTTTTGGAAGATGAAGAGACTACAGAGTTTTCTGGGATCCACACATATGGGCAAACCCCACGCAGTCAGAACAGACCTCTGAACTTGCTACAGAACATAAGGTTGGTGCAACAGTGCCAGATCTCTGTGAAGTGTTAGTTCACCATCATGGTGAAcatgagaattaaaaaaccctgtaaACTTTCAGAGCCataagagaagagaaaaaaacacagggAGGGGAGGATATATATACACTGCAAGGCGGTGGTAGACTCATTCCAGTAAGTAGCATAATGACCTAAGAATCAGGAGATCCAAGCTTTAATCTCTCCTCTATGGTGGACCTGGAATCAGTTATTACAAGCCCAAGAGGAGGGATGAATGTCTGACACCTTCCATGCCCCTCACAGCATGCACGCCTGAACGTACAGCTGGCCAAGTCCTTCCCTGCTGATGACAACAGCGAAGCACAGGACTGGGAGCGAGCAAGAGGACcgggagggaggagaagacaGGGGGACCTGGAGCCATTCCTTACCCCGAGGTACCGGCTGTCGTTGAAGAGCCGGGGGGGCAGGGGGTTCCCACTTGCTGGCCGGCTGTCTTCAGGGACGTTCTCGCGCATCCATTTCCGATTCTCCTCATTGGCAGCAATATCCTTTTCCTCAAATTCAATTTTGTTGGCTTCCAAGAAACCTAACACatcttgttgctgctttttaatctgtcacaaaagagaaaaggagagagaaagcaaatgaaatcagTCGAACCATTTTTTTGCTGTGGATTATGCAATTCCAGGGTTCAATGCAGAAACAAGGGGGTGCAAAACAGGTTGAAAATTGAAATGACAAGAAAACTCTTGCAATAAAAATTTCTTCTAAAGAGTTGTATCTGAGGCTTGACTTGGGCTCCTGTATATCTGAACAGGCTGAGGTCTATGGACATGTGGACACTGTGAATCTTAAAAGTCTCTAACGGACAGCAAAGGTGGGAGCAGTCCCTTCACAGAGGCTGTGTTGGCCGGGCTTTACAATTAAGTCAGGGGAATGTTACTTTTTCAGGTGCAGTAAAGTTTGCTGGAGGCCCATTTGAGGCATAATCTGCTTCCTTTGTGCCCCTGGAAGCACAGGCTGAACCCACCCTCCTAGAGACCAGAGTCCCACCTCACTGCGGCGACTCCCTGTTAGAGATCTCATTGAGTTCTCACTGGCAGTAAGACCCCAAAGCAATTTTGGCTTATGTTTCTTGGGACAAAAAAGCCAGACGACCCTCTTCTGCTACGTTCTGGGTTTCATTGGTGGAAGGTACGGTCCCTGGAGAGCTGTGACCCCACAAGCCCTCTCCTTGCTCATCTGAAGGAGAAgtctgggggtgctgactgCACAGGCTGGACAAGATTCCACACCTGATGCAGCCTGCCCTCTGCATACTCATACAGCACCCAAGGGAAAAGCAGGATCTGTGTGGCAAAGATTTTGCTGGCTTTTTACAGGAGAGGTGGTTTTTATTTACTGCCAAATATGAATTATTGACTTCCTGATACAGAGATGTTCTGCTTATGCTCTGTTCTTCCTTTGCATGACTATCCCACCATAAAGGAAATTATAACCATGTGCATCCTggcaaaccacaaaaaaaaaaaaaatgggatttaaTGGGAAATTTGGTCTCTTCAAATTATTCCCTTCCCTACAAACCCAGTCCAAGGCCTGGCTCTAACCCAATGAGCTCAGTGCAGCAAAAGCAGTGCTTCGTACAGATGTTGTACTGCTGCTAATTCAGGTCcgcagcagcattcccagcagcCTCTCCATATACGGCAAAGGGAAACCTCCCTGAGCAGCGCCAGGGTCAGGGCGCAGCAGCCGAGAGCCAAATACGGAGCCAGAGCTGGAGCCCCAGCTCACatggccccagagctggaccaggagctgtggggaggctgcagggtgctggtgcAGGATGAGTGCAGCCCTGGAAGGATGAAGCTTGGGAGAGCACAGCCCGGCTGTGCCTTGGCAGTCTTTAAGCATCCATTGActtcattgctgctgctctctcctcacAACTGCGActcacccctcatggctgcccctcctctcccctcatgagctctcctcatggctgcccctcctctccccttgtgatctcccctcatggctgcccctcctctccccttgtgATCTCCCCTCGTggctgcccctcctctcccctcatggctgcaTCTGACCTGGTAataaatgtggggttttttacccTGGACTAGTGACATTTTCATTAACCATTTCTAAATTACAGATCCAGTGAGTTTTCACCACTCTCAGGTACTTGTCCCAAATCTGCTGCTTAGCGAGAACACACTTTGAGTTCTCCcagatttttaagaaaaaaaagaaaaccaagtttTTACCCAATCTACTATTAAAGTGTACATTCTGCCATGTAAAACACTCTGTTTGACAGTTATTACCATTTTCATCTCCTGAGGTCTCTTTATTCTTGAAATCATTTCTACTATTCGATTGCCTCCGAGCTATACACACATCCTCACATTCCCTACAGCATTTCAGCTCAGTCTCACAGTGCAACCCCTTCACAGGCAGACTCTGCATACCCAGTCCTTCCATGCAGCCCTCAATCTGACCAGGCTGTACTATCTCggcctttaagatcaagttTCTTCAGCATGAAGAAAACGCCTCTGGCTACCCTACGTTGCCATTATTTCATATAATGAACTTAAAAGAGAGTTTTCCTCTGAGACAGACATATGCCAAACATCTCTCTATACACTGCCACATTGCCCATTTTGCTCTATTTTTGCTCATTCTCCCAGCTTCACAGAGCAAGGACAGTCTCTGGGTTGTATCTTCAGCTACAGGTAACACAACCAGATCCCAAGTTCATGATCATGGCTCTGAAGGGCTATTAGAGCAGATAATAGCCCTTCTCTGCTTGTTTATGAAGAGCTAGCAAAGCTggaaatggatttcttttctgctggaaaaggcACTGTGTGGAAGGCAAGCATGGCCATATggttgctgtgctgctctcGGTCTGTCTGTGGTCAAAGGAGGTGAATCTCTAAAAGCACTATGAAGAAAAGTGAGGAGCTGGTGTTGATGCATGAGCAGTATCAGTTTGAAACCCTAGTTTTCTggccaaagaaaaaaaaacccaagttgGAAGATTAAGAGGTGATGTCTTTTCCCAGCTCCTCAGACAAGTCTTCCGACCACAGTGACAAGCACTTACGCAAGAGCATTAAATGCTTCAGAGAAACATGGCACCAACCACCAGACAGAGCAGACTCCGA
Above is a genomic segment from Strigops habroptila isolate Jane chromosome 9, bStrHab1.2.pri, whole genome shotgun sequence containing:
- the SH3BGRL gene encoding SH3 domain-binding glutamic acid-rich-like protein, which encodes MVIKVYIASSSGSTAIKKQQQDVLGFLEANKIEFEEKDIAANEENRKWMRENVPEDSRPASGNPLPPRLFNDSRYLGDYEAFFEARENNAVYAFLGLTAPPGSKEAEALAKQQA